In Misgurnus anguillicaudatus chromosome 5, ASM2758022v2, whole genome shotgun sequence, a genomic segment contains:
- the amt gene encoding aminomethyltransferase, mitochondrial codes for MLARVFANGLGHRVFKESTRTVGLGVTGRQDRHASTEVVLKKTGLHDFHRAQGGKMVEFAGWSMPVQYKDSHITSHMHTRQHCSIFDVSHMLQTKVYGRDRVKFIESLIVGDIAELKDNQGTLSLFTNTKGGIMDDLIVTKTDQGYLYVVSNAGCADKDSAHMQAKLLEFKSAGHDVDLEFMEESLIALQGPSMAQVLQKGVSDDLSRLTFMTSVLTPVFGIKGCRVTRCGYTGEDGVEISVPSSDVVSLTEKLLADSEVKLAGLGARDSLRLEAGLCLYGNDIDETTTPVEAGLIWTIGKRRRQAQDFPGADIIVPQIKAKTHRKRVGLISTGPPVRQHTPILSSDGKVIGEVTSGCPSPCLKQNIAMGYVEAGCSKVGTPIQVEVRKKAIPAVVSKMPFVPTKYYMGQ; via the exons ATGCTTGCGCGAGTTTTTGCAAACGGGCTCGGACATCGAGTATTCAAGGAAAGCACGCGGACTGTCGGGCTGGGTGTAACGGGGCGCCAGGACAGACACGCTTCCACAGAG GTGGTGTTGAAGAAGACCGGGTTGCATGACTTCCACAGGGCTCAGGGTGGTAAGATGGTGGAGTTTGCCGGGTGGAGTATGCCAGTGCAGTACAAAGACAGCCACATTACCTCTCACATGCACACACGCCAGCACTGCTCCATCTTTGATGTCAGTCACATGCTGCAG ACTAAAGTCTATGGGAGAGACAGAGTGAAGTTTATAGAGTCTCTGATTGTTGGAGACATTGCTGAATTAAAAGACAACCag GGCACTCTCTCCCTCTTCACTAACACTAAAGGAGGAATCATGGACGATCTAATTGTGACCAAGACAGATCAAGGGTACCTGTATGTCGTGTCCAATGCTGGCTGCGCAGACAAAGACTCTGCTCATATGCAG gCCAAACTGCTTGAATTTAAATCAGCGGGTCATGATGTAGACTTGGAGTTTATGGAAGAAAGTCTGATTGCTTTGCAGGGT CCATCAATGGCTCAGGTTTTGCAAAAAGGTGTGTCTGATGACCTTAGTAGGCTGACCTTCATGACCAGTGTTTTGACCCCAGTGTTTGGCATTAAGGGCTGCAGGGTCACACGCTGTGGATATACAGGGGAGGACGGAGTTGAG ATATCAGTACCAAGTTCAGATGTTGTTTCGCTGACTGAAAAGCTGTTAGCTGACAGCGAAGTAAAACTTGCGGGTCTTGGTGCCAGGGACAGTCTGAGGCTGGAGGCGGGGCTTTGTCTCTATGGCAATGACATTGACGAGACCACCACACCTGTGGAAGCAGGTCTTATCTGGACAATAG GTAAGCGTCGTCGTCAGGCACAAGATTTTCCTGGTGCTGACATCATTGTACCACAAATAAAGGCAAAGACTCATAGAAAAAGAGTGGGACTGATTTCCACAGGACCACCTGTTAGACAACACACACCCATACTCTCCTCTGATGGCAAGGTTATAG GTGAGGTCACCAGTGGATGCCCCTCCCCCTGCTTGAAACAAAACATTGCCATGGGATATGTGGAAGCTGGCTGCAGTAAAGTGGGTACACCAATCCAGGTGGAAGTAAGGAAAAAAGCAATACCAGCTGTGGTCAGCAAGATGCCATTTGTGCCAACCAAGTACTACATGGGGCAGTAG
- the LOC141363958 gene encoding uncharacterized protein produces the protein MKTPPEVVGVIMKSTPSPPPAFVRVSERDLTEIELHSVESISDLHRAHPEHHSKGVVPPRPPPPSTNGTLQMQDRGAVCQTRQPVQRPCFSRLNDTCTSTRCRYIWACAAVIVFLIMLILIFVMLVQQSSTLQTLLEMVKQKPEPSEEISQLTTAEPQPNHSGQ, from the exons ATGAAGACACCACCTGAGG TGGTGGGAGTGATAATGAAGTCAACTCCTTCTCCTCCTCCGGCATTTGTCCGTGTCAGTGAGCGAGACCTGACCGAGATTGAGCTCCATTCAGTGGAGTCTATCAGTGACCTGCACCGTGCACACCCCGAGCACCACTCTAAAG GTGTTGTGCCACCCCGTCCACCACCTCCATCCACCAATGGGACCCTTCAGATGCAAGACAGGGGAGCTGTTTGTCAAACAAGGCAACCGGTGCAAAGGCCCTGTTTCAGCAGGCTGAATGACACTTGCACTTCCACTAGGTGTCGGTATATTTGGGCATGTGCTGCCGTCATTGTATTCCTCATTATGCTCATTCTTATCTTCGTTATGTTAG TTCAGCAGAGCAGTACTCTTCAAACACTTCTGGAGATGGTGAAACAGAAACCGGAACCATCTGAGGAAATCTCCCAACTTACAACAGCTGAACCTCAACCTAACCACAGTGGGCAATGA
- the hyal3 gene encoding hyaluronidase-3: MLFGFCIPRGILALALSLLLSPSNASENTVKGAESVIRSNDFSVIWNMPTARCQRRYGVSLPLHQYNIIHNSEQRFLGMNMSIFYQRRLGLYPYINRKGSKVNGGVPQRGNLKSHLTLAEAQIKEVFKRTFSGLAVLDWEAWQPIWMWNFGNRMAYRRLSKQLVRWSHPEMLEEEVASEAKKEFETAATAFMAKTLHLGVHLCPEGLWGFYAFPSCYNNRGQGESGYTGQCHNGTEKLNDRLAKLWQESTALYPSIYLLGKLAGHRDAQLMVRHRVLEALRVASHHSPGSKALPVFPYARVAFIRTLAFLNKTDLEHTLGESAALGASGIVLWGELSFAKSKRQCTLLRNYLESVLGDYVAALQAAVRNCSNRLCNANGRCTRRDPHSGYMLPLHDNYKADLLSDMRRKFKCVCYDGWSGGQCEKQERANALV; this comes from the exons ATGCTTTTTGGATTCTGTATACCCCGTGGCATCCTAGCCTTAGCCCTCTCACTCCTTTTATCCCCCAGCAACGCTTCTGAAAACACGGTGAAGGGAGCTGAATCTGTAATCCGTAGCAATGACTTTTCAGTCATCTGGAATATGCCTACAGCTCGGTGCCAGCGTCGATACGGCGTCTCTCTGCCACTGCACCAGTACAACATCATACATAACTCCGAGCAGAGATTTCTGGGTATGAACATGAGCATATTTTACCAGCGACGTCTGGGCCTCTACCCCTACATAAACCGTAAAGGCTCAAAGGTTAACGGTGGGGTACCTCAGCGAGGAAACCTAAAGTCTCATCTTACTTTGGCTGAGGCGCAGATTAAAGAAGTCTTCAAACGGACATTCAGCGGGTTAGCTGTTCTAGATTGGGAAGCGTGGCAACCCATATGGATGTGGAACTTCGGAAACAGAATGGCATATCGGAGACTTTCCAAGCAGCTTGTCAGATGGAGCCATCCAGAGATGTTAGAGGAGGAAGTAGCATCAGAGGCAAAGAAAGAGTTTGAAACAGCTGCAACTGCATTTATGGCAAAGACTCTGCATCTTGGTGTTCACCTCTGCCCTGAGGGATTATGGGGGTTTTACGCATTTCCTAGTTGCTACAACAACCGTGGCCAAGGAGAGAGCGGCTACACGGGGCAGTGCCACAATGGCACTGAGAAGTTGAATGACAGACTGGCGAAACTATGGCAAGAGTCCACTGCCCTGTATCCAAGCATTTATTTGTTGGGTAAGCTAGCTGGGCACAGAGATGCTCAACTCATGGTGAGACACCGTGTGTTAGAGGCCCTTCGTGTGGCATCCCATCATTCACCTGGCAGTAAAGCACTACCTGTGTTTCCTTATGCCAGAGTGGCGTTCATACGCACACTGGCGTTCCTGAATAAg ACAGATCTGGAGCATACACTAGGTGAGAGCGCTGCTTTAGGTGCATCTGGCATTGTCTTATGGGGTGAGCTGAGTTTTGCCAAGTCAAAG CGGCAATGTACCCTCCTGCGCAACTACCTAGAGTCAGTATTAGGGGATTATGTTGCTGCCCTTCAGGCTGCTGTGAGGAACTGCAGCAATAGACTGTGTAATGCCAATGGACGATGTACTCGGCGCGACCCTCACTCGGGTTACATGTTACCTCTCCATGACAATTACAAAGCTGATCTTCTCAGCGACATGAGAAGAAAGTTCAAGTGCGTGTGTTATGACGGATGGAGTGGAGGGCAATGTGAAAAACAAGAGCGAGCAAATGCGTTAGTGTGA
- the LOC141363957 gene encoding N-alpha-acetyltransferase 80-like, translating to MRRCADPAAKYRENTVFESLSRYFDVIRRLACAALYKVEHIMCDGDASSAVVRIEPLHERWDLVEVCSELLNAQWQRSMGARIHSLRQSSHNYPVCLLLLNGKRQSQDEKLIGHARLSRVLGSRSLFVESVVVCTTLRGMGYGRVLMEGVERYARGRGCTRLCLTTHDKQHFYAHLGFVLSKPVQSVGTLASFMPEEVLHKFCRTAENEEKEENERERKSAKVSSKSLSNCTPSPPPPPPLPTISCPPPPPLPPNSTSPPPPPPPPSLPPMSWTPVNQTLEQTPYTDNRGLAIFWMHKDI from the exons ATGAGGCGCTGCGCAGACCCTGCGGCAAAATACCGCGAGAACACAGTTTTCGAATCGTtatcgcggtactttgatgtcattcgCCGATTGGCCTGCGCAGCACTGTACAAAGTCGAACACATCAT GTGTGATGGTGATGCCAGCAGCGCAGTTGTTCGAATTGAACCCCTTCATGAGCGCTGGGACTTGGTGGAAGTGTGCTCAGAGCTACTAAATGCCCAGTGGCAACGCAGCATGGGTGCGCGAATTCACTCCCTCCGCCAATCGAGTCACAACTATCCTGTGTGTCTCCTCCTACTAAATGGGAAGAGGCAGAGTCAAGATGAGAAGCTAATCGGCCACGCCCGTTTGTCACGCGTACTGGGAAGCCGTAGCCTGTTCGTGGAGTCTGTTGTGGTGTGTACCACTCTACGGGGGATGGGATATGGGCGTGTCCTGATGGAAGGTGTAGAACGATATGCCAGGGGGCGGGGCTGCACCCGATTGTGCCTAACTACCCATGATAAGCAACACTTCTACGCTCATCTGGGGTTTGTGCTGTCCAAACCGGTCCAAAGTGTTGGAACGCTGGCCTCCTTCATGCCTGAGGAGGTGCTACACAAGTTCTGTAGGACAGCAGAGAATGAGGAGAAAGAAGAGAATGAGCGAGAGAGGAAGAGTGCTAAAGTGTCCTCGAAGTCATTAAGCAATTGTACACCATCTCCACCTCCACCACCTCCTCTTCCTACAATCTCTTGTCCTCCTCCACCCCCACTTCCTCCTAACTCCACTTCTcctccaccaccaccaccacctccGTCTCTTCCTCCCATGTCTTGGACTCCAGTTAACCAGACTCTGGAACAAACGCCATACACGGACAACAGAGGTCTGGCCATCTTCTGGATGCACAAGGACATTTGA
- the LOC141363959 gene encoding N-alpha-acetyltransferase 80-like, translated as MLFTIRLEEEAAICCDCVKFNIMCDGDASSAVVRFEPLHERWDLVEVCAKLLNAQWQRSMEERNHALRQSSHNYPVCLLLLNGKRHSQDEKLIGHARLSRVPESRSMLVEAVVVCITLRGMGYGRVLLEGVERYARGRGCTRLCLSTHYKQHFYTHLGFVLSKPVLSVGTLASFMSKEMLHKFCRTAENEDKEEKEQERKSAKVSSKSLSNCTPSAPPPPPPHLATIFGPPPPPLLSNSTSPTPPPPPSLPPMSWTPVNQTLEQTPYTDNKGLPIFWMHKDI; from the exons ATGCTGTTCACAATCCGACTAGAAGAAGAGGCAGCTATCTGTTGTGACTGCGTGAAATTTAACATCAT GTGTGATGGTGATGCCAGCAGCGCAGTTGTTCGATTTGAACCCCTTCATGAGCGCTGGGACTTGGTGGAAGTGTGCGCAAAGCTACTAAATGCCCAGTGGCAACGCAGCATGGAAGAGCGAAATCACGCCCTCCGCCAATCGAGTCACAACTATCCTGTGTGTCTCCTCCTACTAAATGGGAAGAGGCATAGTCAAGATGAGAAGCTAATCGGCCACGCCCGTTTGTCCCGCGTACCGGAAAGCCGTAGCATGTTGGTGGAGGCTGTTGTGGTGTGTATCACCCTACGTGGGATGGGATACGGGCGTGTCTTGTTGGAAGGTGTAGAACGATATGCCAGGGGTCGGGGCTGCACCCGATTGTGCCTAAGTACCCATTATAAGCAACACTTCTACACTCATCTTGGGTTTGTGCTGTCCAAGCCAGTCCTAAGCGTTGGAACGCTGGCCTCCTTCATGTCTAAGGAGATGCTACACAAGTTTTGTAGGACAGCAGAGAATGAGGATAAAGAAGAGAAGGAGCAAGAGAGGAAGAGTGCTAAAGTGTCCTCGAAGTCATTAAGCAATTGTACACCATCTGCACCTCCACCACCACCACCTCATCTTGCTACAATCTTTGGTCCTCCTCCACCCCCACTTCTTTCTAACTCCACTTCTcctacaccaccaccacctccGTCTCTTCCTCCCATGTCTTGGACTCCAGTTAACCAGACTCTGGAACAAACACCATACACAGACAACAAAGGTCTGCCCATCTTCTGGATGCACAAGGACATTTGA